The Prunus persica cultivar Lovell chromosome G7, Prunus_persica_NCBIv2, whole genome shotgun sequence genome has a segment encoding these proteins:
- the LOC109950183 gene encoding uncharacterized protein LOC109950183: MAVALKRGRVKRWIFESITEKFTGAVPNNSDDFKSRMLRRNPYIWLFETTGAAAPKSGNSECQKVVDMIPVPPQQASREHQHSQNDGKHGGSMKRGRVKRQIFESIIENFTGAVPNNSDDFKSCMLRWNPYVWLFETTGAAAPEYGNSECQEVVDMIPVPPQQASREHEHSQNDGKHGGSVFNTIISGNIIYANNSTRVGISHSNSMNEVREIRNLVLDFGCQRIKDN, translated from the exons ATGGCTGTAGCGTTGAAGCGGGGGAGAGTAAAGCGGTGGATTTTTGAGTCCATTACAGAGAAGTTTACAGGGGCTGTACCCAATAACTCCGACGATTTCAAGAGCCGTATGCTCAGGCGGAACCCATATATATGGCTATTTGAAACCACGGGTGCAGCAGCCCCAAAATCTGGCAATTCTGAATGTCAGAAGGTAGTTGATATGATTCCTGTTCCTCCTCAACAGGCCTCCAGAGAGCATCAGCATtcccaaaatgatggaaaGCACGGGGGCTCGATGAAGCGGGGGAGAGTAAAGCGGCAGATTTTTGAGTCGATTATAGAGAATTTTACAGGGGCTGTACCCAATAACTCCGACGATTTCAAGAGCTGTATGCTCAGGTGGAACCCATATGTATGGCTATTTGAAACCACGGGTGCAGCAGCCCCAGAATATGGCAATTCTGAATGTCAGGAGGTAGTTGATATGATTCCTGTTCCTCCTCAACAGGCCTCTAGAGAGCATGAGCATtcccaaaatgatggaaaGCACGGGGGCTCTGTCTTCAACACCATTATTAGTGGCAATATAATTTACGCTAACAATTCCACCAGGGTAGGAATTTCGCATTCTAATTCTATGAATGAGGTGAGAGAAATACGGAATCTGGTTTTG GATTTTGGATGCCAACGCATCAAAGACAATTGA